ACTTTACCAATTAAATCACCAGACTCCATTAACTGATGAGCTTTTCCTGCTTCTGTTAATGGGAAAATGGCATTAATTATTGGCTTAACTTTACCTTCAGTAATCAATGGCCACACATGTTGTTTTAATTCTTGTGCAATGTAAGCTTTTTCTTCTACTGAACGAGAACGCATCGTTGAGCCTGTATGAATTAATCGTTTAATCATCATAGGCATCATATTTACATTTTTTGGCATCCCTTTCATCATGCCCACTTGTATTATGCGTCCAAATTTGCTCGCAACTTGATAATTCTTTTCGACATAATCGCCACCGATAATATCAAGTACAACATCTACCCCTTTGCCCTGAGTTAAGATAGGAATTTCTTTAGCGAAATCAGCTTGTTTGTAATTAATGACATAATCAGCACCAATTTTGTAAGCTACTTCCTTTTTTTCTTCAGAACCTACGGTTGTATAAATGGTTGCCCCTATAGCATGAGCGAGCATAATCGCAGTAGAGCCAATCCCAGATGTTCCGCCATGAATAAGGACAGACTCACCCTGTTTTAGTTTGCCTAACTGGAATAAATTAGCCCAGACAGTAAAGAAGTTTTCAGGTAATGCGGCAGCTTCAATATCCGTTAAATTCATTGATGGTAATGCGATGTCTTCATGTGCAATACAATATTGGGCATAACCACCACCAGCAACTAAAGCACAAACTCGATCACCCAATTGCCATTTAGTACAGCCTTCACCTAAAGCCACTACTTCTCCAGCAACTTCAAGGCCAGGAATAGGCGAAGCATCTTCTGGTGGCGGGTAGCTTCCTTGTCTTTGAAAAATATCCGGTCGATTAACACCTGAGGCGGCAACTTTAATTAAAAGATAATGAGGAGGAAGTGAAGGAATGGATGATATTTTTGCTTGTAATTTGTCTATATCACCAGGTTCTATAATAGCAATCTCTAACATGTTTGCAGGTAAAACAGTATTCATCATATGCTCCCATTTAATTTGTCCAATCTCAGAGTTTAACGCTAATTAAGCTGTTTCTATCACTTATCTTATTTATTTTAAGAAAAGTGTTCGCCTATTAAGCAATAAATAGATCAAATGTATTTAAAGGAAGATTATAACCAACCTTGCTTTTGATGTTGTATGCAAATCGGGCACAATATTGCGTCGGATTTCCATGATAAGAAAGCTAACCGACATTTTTCACAGTGTGCATCATAATAGTGGTAAAGAGTGGGTTCGCTATTTTTAGCGACATGTTCTTTGACATGAATAGATTTAGGAAAACAAACGACTTCACAATTCATACAACCAGTGCAACGTTTTTCATCCAGTTTGAATATATTGTTTTCGAGTTCAATCGCACCTTCATCACAGACCTTGGCACATGCGGAACAAAGAATACATGTTTCGTTATCTAACTGGATTTGGAACCAACTATCTTCTGGATATAGTTGTTTTCTTGCATTTAATCCTGTTCTTACTTGGTTTTTATTTAATGGTTTTTCATCGAGTTTTTGACGAAAAAGCATAAAACGACGCCCGCTATCAATATCAGTAGGTTCCGTGATCATTAATTGCCAGATAGGCTCTTGTAATGTTTTTAGTTGAAGATTTAAATTCGCTAAAACAGGAAGCCATTTATCCACTAAAGGTTGCGCTATTTTCATTCCTCTAATGTGATATTGGCGATGCCACACTAACAATTCTTCTGTACTGGCTAGTGGTTCATCATGATTAACAACAAGATAATTATCCTGATGTGTTCTTTCATGAGGTGCAATGTTTTCTATTGCATCTACAGGGCAAGTAAATAGGCAATTGCCGCATTGAAAACAGCGTTCATTATCTATTTTTACCTCTAGATGACCAAAAGTGATAGCGCCTACAGGACAAACTTTAGAGCAACTATCACATAGGCTTTGTTTGAGGCGTTTTCTAACACATTTATCATTAATAATTGGTTCAGGAGGAAGATCCACCTTAATAAAACGCCTCATACATCACTACTCCACTACTTTACAATAAAGAATGCAAAACGATTGAGAATTTCTGCAATCAGTATTGTTGCGCTACTTACTATTACCATACGCAATCCTGAAGTAAATACAGCATTACGATATTTCCATACACTGTATCCCATCATTAAAATACCAAGAATTGACAAAATCCATGCAGATATTCTTAATCCGAATGTTTCATTATACGCAATGATGGACGTATGAGGGAATGTTATTACATCATTAGTTGAGATGACTGATGACATCCATTCTAAATAAAAGGGTTGCTCCGCCATACGTAATGTCACAGCAAGAAAAATAACGACTAATGCACTGATTACAATTCTTTTTGCTAGTTCACTATTTACAAAGGCTTTAACTCGAAGTGCTGTTATTAATAGCGCTATAGCCGCCCCTGTTGAAAATAGTGCGCCTATAAACATAAAGTAAGTATTAATGTGCATCCATGTCAGCATCGAAGTGTTGTAATACAATGACGCCATACAAATTATATCGATGATGCCAAACAAACCAATAACCGCTAATAAAGTTTTGTTCATACGTCCTTTAATCAAAATCATTAAGGTATAAAGGCATAATGCACCAAGATAAACAGCAGCAAATATGATTTCACGACTCAACCATGATGAAGAAATATGGCGTAATGCATGAAAAGCATTCCATGGATATCCCATATGTAGCGTTGATGCTAATAATCCTAAACATCCTAAAATAGTGGCAGTTAATAACACGGGCCGCATAGCAATCGTGGCTCTTTGATTACCAATCTCTTTTTCTAACCAACAAAAATAAAGAGCCGAAAAAAGAGTTACGCCAACAGAACTCTGGACGAATAAAGTAAATGTTACTAATGGCCATTCATTCATGCTTGAACTCCTCCCTTTTTCGTCGCGCCAGTATGAGGTTTGATAACTAAATTTGGATTAGTCATCGTAAAGTCAGGTAATCCTTGAACTTGGCTTAAATGACCATATTTCGCTCTTAACTCTTTAATCTTGCCAAATTTGATCGCATTTAGCGGGCATGTATCAACGCAAATTGGATTTTTTCCTTCTGATAGTAAATCAATACAAAAATCACATTTTGACATTTGTCCGGTCTCTTCATTCATTTGTGGTGCGCCATAAGGGCATGACCACGCGCAATAACCACAACCTACGCATTTAGAGGTATCAACACGAACAATGCCATCACCTTCTCGTTTATGCATTGCTGTTGTTGGGCAGTTTTTCACACAAACGGGTGATTCACAGTGGTTACAAGAAATAGTTAATGTATATGCAAACACATTATTAACCAGACCACCTTGTCCAGTTGGTGCAAAACCGCCCCCTTTTACTTCATAAATACGGCGAAAACGGCGGCCAACTTCTAAATTATTTTTATCTTTACATGCTACTTGGCAAGCTTTGCAACCAGAACAACGAGAGGAGTCAATAAAGAAACCGAGCTGTTTATCGCTTACCGGTGCATATTCTTTAAAGTTACTCATGCTTTGGTTACCTCAACTAAAACCGTTAAATGTGAATTACCATGTGATAATGGTGTCATTCGTGTCGATGTTAAAACATTAGGGCATCCACCATGATCAACTCCGTTTTCATCGGGAGCCCACCAAGCACCAGCTTGTAAACCAACAACTCCAGGAATAATGCGTTGTGTTACTAATGCTGGGATTTCAGTGATCCCGCGATCGTTATAAATACGCACCATGTCACCATCTTTGATACCTCTATTTTCAGCATCAATTGGATTTATCCACGCCTCTTGACGTTGAGCTTCTTTTAACCAAGGATTAGCATACTGTGTTGAGTTAGCTCGATTTTTTCCTTTCCAAGTCAACATTTGCAATGGGTACTTTTCTGCTAATTTGTCTTCTGGGCCTTCAATTGCTGGCACATAATGAGACAAAGCTGGAATATCAGGATTATTCATGTCATAAAGACGTTTAGAAAAAATCTCAATTTTACCTGAAGGTGTCGGGAATGGATTATTTTCAAAGTCATTAATATTTTTTTCAAATGCAACAAAAGGAGCATCTTTAAAAAGGTAATGGCGTGTTTTTTGTAACTCTTCAAAATTAGGAAAATCAGGTCTATCTTCAAAACGTGTTTTGTTAGTATCAACAAGGTGGGAAATCCACTCTTTCTCACTACGACCTTCAGTGAACGCTTCTTTTACACCCATTTTTTCAGCAACTTCCGTGATCCATTCATAATCAGAACGGCGTTCAAAAGCGGGCTCAATAACTTTCTCAGAAAGTAGAAAATAATTACCTGTTCCCCATGTGTTGCCTATGTTCCAGCGTTCCAAAAAACTGGTCTCTGGCAACACTAAATCAGCATATTTTGCTGAAGGTGATAAATAGAGATCACTAACAACAATAAACTCTACTTTTGATTCATCTGCTAATAATTTTGCTGCTGCATTCACATCGGGATTTTGGTTAACTAAATAATTGCCTGCTAATGAGAAGATCATCTTAATATTAGTATCAAGTTTATCTGCATCAAGAAGCCCATCTTCAGCACGAACTGAACTTGCATCTTCAACAGCCTGCATCCAGTTCATAATAGAGATTTTGGCTTTTACTGGATTTTCACCAATATTAGGCCCATGTATAGATTGACGATTACCAATACCACCATATCCTGCTGCCCATGCTCCTTTCTTACCAACATTTCCTGTAATGGCTGCGAGTAATGACGAGCCTCTGGCACTACGTTCACCACAAATATGACGTTGAGGCCCCCAACCTTGAATTAATGCGGCTGGTTTTGTCATTGCATATTCACGAGCTAACTGACGAATAGTGTTAGCAGGGACTCGTGTAATATTTTCAGCCCATTCTGGCGTTTTCAAGACACCATCTTTCATGCCTGTTAAATAGGCAACTAAAGACTCATTAGCGGGAACACCTTCTGGCATATGCTCTTCATCAAAACCAATTACATATTTATCAATAAATGGTTTGTCATGAAGATTTTCGGTGACAATGACATACATCATTGCATCCATTAAAGCATTATCTGTCGTTGGTAAAAGCGGTATCCATTGATCAGCGAGAGATTGGGCGGTATCGGAATAACGAGGATCAACCACAATAAATTTAGTCCCATTATTTTTCATCTTTTGAAAATAATGGTTAGTATGCCCAAAAATGGTTTCATTAGGATTATGACCCCATAAAATCACTAAAGGTGTGTCTTCAAGGGTGTCTAGAGAGCTACCTGTTTTTGCAATACCATAAGTATAAGGCGTTACCTTTAAAGTGTTACCCAAACTGACTGAATGGTAATAAGGAAGATACCCTCCTGTTAAGTTAAAGAGTTTCTTCATCATGGTATCACCAGAAAAGATCCCTCCTGTTACCGCTGTGCTCACAGTTAAAAAACGACTTGCAGCACCATGTTTCACCGTTAAACGTGTCACGTTTTCTGCAATTAGTGTTGTTGCCTCATCCCATGAAATGCGTTCAAATTTACCTTCACCACGTTTGCCGACTCTTTTCATTGGGTATTTTAATCTATCAGCATGATAAGAAAATTTACGATAACCTCTGCCGCGCACACACGCTCGCATAATTGGCATGGTTTCATCTAATTCATTATCGGGTCTCGTTGTAATTCGAGTGACAATTCCTTCCTTTATATGTGCTCGAATATCACATTTCCCACCACAGTCAAAAGTGCTACATGTTGCTACTACAGTAGCGGGAGTGGTGTCTATTTTTGCCATTGGTAAGCTTTTATCTGTATTAGCGTGTGCATTTCGTGCGAAAAATGGCACAGTAACTAGTGCGGCGCTTGTTTGAACAAAGTGGCGACGGCTCAATGACATCATCCCTTTGTTTTTCTCACTTTTTTCTATTTTTTTCATTAGTTTATCATTCTCACATAACAACTCTCATTAGTGAAAATGATAGGATATAGTGGTAAACCCTCATTGATGTACATCAATACCACTTAATAGGTAATAGAATGTTTCAATTTTCCGCACTTCTTTGCAGATCCCCCACTTTTTATAAGGAAAAGCTAATTCAAGTTAGCATTAAGTTGCATCAAAAATACATCTAGTTAACTTTACCTATATTTATGTTAATAAAAGAAAGAGTTATGTATAAAAAACACGAATTTAAGGTAAAGCCGTAAACTAAATGTCAATATAAAGATAGAAAATATTGAAGCACACCTTCATTTTTGGCTTTTGACGAGGATAATTTAGTAATAGCACTATAACTTCATTAGAAAATCGAATAATATACCAATTGAGTATAGGGTTAGCGCAAATTGTTCTAAATAAGCCTTTAAGCAAAACATCGTTTTTATCAAGATACATGTTTTGTTACATTCAGAATTATTTCTACACGTATCGTTATTCCCCTTACCAATTACTGCAATATGTGTTAAAATTGACGCATATCAATATTTTTATTTGTAATGAGCAAGCTTATGATCCCAGAAAAACGCGTCGTTCGCCGAATCCAATCTGGCGGTTGTGCAATCCATTGTCAGGATTGCAGTATTAGCCAGCTCTGCATCCCGTTTACTTTAAACGAGCATGAGCTTGATCAACTCGATAATATTATCGAGCGTAAAAAGCCCATCCAAAAAGGTCAAACCTTGTTTAAAGCAGGTGATGAGCTGAAATCACTTTATGCCATACGTTCTGGTACAATTAAAAGTTATACCATTACTGAAGAAGGCGACGAGCAAATAACAGGATTTCATCTTGCTGGTGATTTGGTTGGTTTTGACGCCATTATTAATACCGAACACCCTAGTTTCGCTCAAGCCTTAGAAACATCAATGGTTTGCGAAATTCCATTTGAGACTTTGGATGATCTGTCAGGCAAAATGCCTAACTTACGTCAACAAATGATGCGCCTGATGAGTGGTGAAATCAAAGGTGACCAAGAGATGATCTTACTGCTATCGAAAAAGAATGCAGAAGAACGTTTGGCTGCTTTTATTTATAACCTTTCTCGTCGTTTCGCTCAGCGTGGTTTTTCTCCTCGTGAATTCCGTTTAACCATGACCCGCGGTGATATCGGTAATTATTTGGGTTTAACCGTCGAAACAATTAGCCGTTTATTAGGTCGCTTCCAAAAAAGTGGCATGTTAAGCGTTAAAGGTAAATACATTACCATCGAAGATGGTACGTTATTAAGTGAACTAGCTGGTAAACTTCCTTCGTCAGCTGAAGTTTAATCTGTATTACATTTCACTCGCTAATTTTATAATGGGGCACACAAATTTGTGCCCCATTTTCTATTTTGTACTATTGCATTTTATCTTCTTGGGTTATCTTTAAATTGTAGATGGATAAATCCAGCCCTAAAGAGGATATTACAATGGAAAAATATCAAAACCTTCTCGTTGTCATTGATCCTAACCAAGATGACCAACCAGCACTTCGCCGTGCTGTCTATATCGTTCAGCGTAATGGTGGGCGGATAAAAGCTTTTCTACCTGTTTATGATCTCTCCTATGACATGACAACCCTTTTATCTCCCGATGAACGCAACGCAATGCGCAAAGGTGTTATTAGTCAAAAAGCAGCTTGGATCAAACAGCAGTCTCGCTATTACCTTGAAGCCGGTATAGAAATTGACATTAAAGTCATTTGGCATAATCGCCCTTATGAAGCCATTATTGAAGAAGTTGTAGCACATCAACATGACTTACTCATAAAAATGGCTCATCAACACGATAAATTAGGTTCTCTTATTTTTACTCCTCTAGATTGGCAATTACTTAGAAAATGTCCTTGCCCTGTTTGGATGGTTAAAGATAAAGAATGGCCTGAATACGGCACTATTGTCGTAGCGGCAAATTTATCAAATGAAGAATCTTACCATGATGCTCTTAATCTAAAACTTATCGAATTAACAACTGATTTATCTCATCGCATACAAAAAGATCCTGATGTTCATCTACTCAGTGCTTATCCTGTTGCACCGATTAATATTGCGATTGAGTTACCTGATTTTGATCCTAATCTTTATAACAATGCACTTCGTGGTCAGCATCTTATTGCGATGAAAGAGCTTCGTCAGAAATTCGGCATCCCAGAAGAGAAAACACATGTTAAAGAAGGATTACCAGAACAAGTTATTCCTCAAGTTTGTGAAGAGTTAAATGCAGGTATTGTTGTTTTAGGTATTTTAGGAAGAACGGGGCTTTCAGCAGCCTTCTTAGGAAATACTGCAGAACAACTGATAGATCATATTAAATGTGATTTGTTGGCCATCAAACCTGATGGTTTTACCTGTCCTATTACAGTTGATAGCGATCACGATTGATTGTTAAAAGTACCCATTAAAAAAGCCAGTCAAAGAATTGACTGGCTTTTCACTATTCGTTGTCTGTATCTATTACAGTGCTTTTAAAATTGCATCTACGCTAGCTTTAGCATCGCCAAATAACATTTGTGTATTCTCTTTAAAGAACAGAGGATTTTGAACTCCTGCATAACCTGTATTCATTGAGCGTTTAAACACAATGACGTTTTGTGCTTTCCACACTTCTAATACTGGCATACCTGCAATTGGGCTATTTGGATCATCTTGTGCTGCTGGGTTTACCGTATCGTTAGCACCAATAACTAAAACAGTATCAGTATCAGAGAAATCATCATTGATTTCATCCATTTCTAATACAACGTCATAAGGCACTTTAGCTTCCGCTAACAATACATTCATATGGCCCGGTAAACGCCCCGCTACTGGGTGAATACCAAAACGCACTTTCACACCACGTTGACGTAATTTTTCAGTGATGTCATGCACAGGATATTGTGCTTGGGCAACCGCCAATCCATAACCTGGAGTGATAATAACGGACGTTGAATTTTTCAGCATGTCAGCGACTTCTTCAGCCGTTGTTTCGCGATACTCTCCCATCTCACCTTCTTCAGTTGGAGCTGAACCATCTGTACCAAATCCACCTGCTATTACGCTAATAAAAGAACGATTCATCGCTTTACACATAATATAAGAAAGGATCGCACCTGAAGAACCCACTAATGCACCTGTTACAATTAACAAGTCATTGCTCAACATAAAGCCTGCTGCTGCTGCTGCCCATCCTGAGTAGGAGTTCAGCATCGAAACAACAACTGGCATATCAGCACCACCTATCGATGCAACTAAATGCCAGCCAAATGCTAATGCAATTATAGTCATTATGATGATTAAGAAAACTTGTAAGCCGACACTGTCAGTTTTAACAAACCAAACCATCAATAAGAAAGAAACAACCAAAGCTGCAAGGTTTAATTTATGGCGATTAGGCAACATCATCGGTTTCGACGACATTTTCCCACTTAATTTACCATAAGCAACAATTGAACCTGTAAATGTAACTGCACCAATAAAGATCCCTAAAAAAACTTCTGTTAGATGGATATTCACCATCACAGGATCCATTGCCGTGTTGTGGTCAAGATAACTGTTAAAACCCACTAAAACAGCTGCTAAACCTACAAAACTGTGTAAGATTGCAACTAATTCTGGCATTTGAGTCATT
This portion of the Proteus vulgaris genome encodes:
- a CDS encoding NAD(P)H-quinone oxidoreductase encodes the protein MMNTVLPANMLEIAIIEPGDIDKLQAKISSIPSLPPHYLLIKVAASGVNRPDIFQRQGSYPPPEDASPIPGLEVAGEVVALGEGCTKWQLGDRVCALVAGGGYAQYCIAHEDIALPSMNLTDIEAAALPENFFTVWANLFQLGKLKQGESVLIHGGTSGIGSTAIMLAHAIGATIYTTVGSEEKKEVAYKIGADYVINYKQADFAKEIPILTQGKGVDVVLDIIGGDYVEKNYQVASKFGRIIQVGMMKGMPKNVNMMPMMIKRLIHTGSTMRSRSVEEKAYIAQELKQHVWPLITEGKVKPIINAIFPLTEAGKAHQLMESGDLIGKVMLENTTYNVNDSN
- a CDS encoding 4Fe-4S binding protein, whose amino-acid sequence is MRRFIKVDLPPEPIINDKCVRKRLKQSLCDSCSKVCPVGAITFGHLEVKIDNERCFQCGNCLFTCPVDAIENIAPHERTHQDNYLVVNHDEPLASTEELLVWHRQYHIRGMKIAQPLVDKWLPVLANLNLQLKTLQEPIWQLMITEPTDIDSGRRFMLFRQKLDEKPLNKNQVRTGLNARKQLYPEDSWFQIQLDNETCILCSACAKVCDEGAIELENNIFKLDEKRCTGCMNCEVVCFPKSIHVKEHVAKNSEPTLYHYYDAHCEKCRLAFLSWKSDAILCPICIQHQKQGWL
- a CDS encoding dimethyl sulfoxide reductase anchor subunit family protein; the encoded protein is MNEWPLVTFTLFVQSSVGVTLFSALYFCWLEKEIGNQRATIAMRPVLLTATILGCLGLLASTLHMGYPWNAFHALRHISSSWLSREIIFAAVYLGALCLYTLMILIKGRMNKTLLAVIGLFGIIDIICMASLYYNTSMLTWMHINTYFMFIGALFSTGAAIALLITALRVKAFVNSELAKRIVISALVVIFLAVTLRMAEQPFYLEWMSSVISTNDVITFPHTSIIAYNETFGLRISAWILSILGILMMGYSVWKYRNAVFTSGLRMVIVSSATILIAEILNRFAFFIVK
- a CDS encoding DMSO/selenate family reductase complex B subunit; this encodes MSNFKEYAPVSDKQLGFFIDSSRCSGCKACQVACKDKNNLEVGRRFRRIYEVKGGGFAPTGQGGLVNNVFAYTLTISCNHCESPVCVKNCPTTAMHKREGDGIVRVDTSKCVGCGYCAWSCPYGAPQMNEETGQMSKCDFCIDLLSEGKNPICVDTCPLNAIKFGKIKELRAKYGHLSQVQGLPDFTMTNPNLVIKPHTGATKKGGVQA
- a CDS encoding DMSO/selenate family reductase complex A subunit — encoded protein: MKKIEKSEKNKGMMSLSRRHFVQTSAALVTVPFFARNAHANTDKSLPMAKIDTTPATVVATCSTFDCGGKCDIRAHIKEGIVTRITTRPDNELDETMPIMRACVRGRGYRKFSYHADRLKYPMKRVGKRGEGKFERISWDEATTLIAENVTRLTVKHGAASRFLTVSTAVTGGIFSGDTMMKKLFNLTGGYLPYYHSVSLGNTLKVTPYTYGIAKTGSSLDTLEDTPLVILWGHNPNETIFGHTNHYFQKMKNNGTKFIVVDPRYSDTAQSLADQWIPLLPTTDNALMDAMMYVIVTENLHDKPFIDKYVIGFDEEHMPEGVPANESLVAYLTGMKDGVLKTPEWAENITRVPANTIRQLAREYAMTKPAALIQGWGPQRHICGERSARGSSLLAAITGNVGKKGAWAAGYGGIGNRQSIHGPNIGENPVKAKISIMNWMQAVEDASSVRAEDGLLDADKLDTNIKMIFSLAGNYLVNQNPDVNAAAKLLADESKVEFIVVSDLYLSPSAKYADLVLPETSFLERWNIGNTWGTGNYFLLSEKVIEPAFERRSDYEWITEVAEKMGVKEAFTEGRSEKEWISHLVDTNKTRFEDRPDFPNFEELQKTRHYLFKDAPFVAFEKNINDFENNPFPTPSGKIEIFSKRLYDMNNPDIPALSHYVPAIEGPEDKLAEKYPLQMLTWKGKNRANSTQYANPWLKEAQRQEAWINPIDAENRGIKDGDMVRIYNDRGITEIPALVTQRIIPGVVGLQAGAWWAPDENGVDHGGCPNVLTSTRMTPLSHGNSHLTVLVEVTKA
- a CDS encoding FNR family transcription factor; translated protein: MIPEKRVVRRIQSGGCAIHCQDCSISQLCIPFTLNEHELDQLDNIIERKKPIQKGQTLFKAGDELKSLYAIRSGTIKSYTITEEGDEQITGFHLAGDLVGFDAIINTEHPSFAQALETSMVCEIPFETLDDLSGKMPNLRQQMMRLMSGEIKGDQEMILLLSKKNAEERLAAFIYNLSRRFAQRGFSPREFRLTMTRGDIGNYLGLTVETISRLLGRFQKSGMLSVKGKYITIEDGTLLSELAGKLPSSAEV
- the uspE gene encoding universal stress protein UspE, whose product is MEKYQNLLVVIDPNQDDQPALRRAVYIVQRNGGRIKAFLPVYDLSYDMTTLLSPDERNAMRKGVISQKAAWIKQQSRYYLEAGIEIDIKVIWHNRPYEAIIEEVVAHQHDLLIKMAHQHDKLGSLIFTPLDWQLLRKCPCPVWMVKDKEWPEYGTIVVAANLSNEESYHDALNLKLIELTTDLSHRIQKDPDVHLLSAYPVAPINIAIELPDFDPNLYNNALRGQHLIAMKELRQKFGIPEEKTHVKEGLPEQVIPQVCEELNAGIVVLGILGRTGLSAAFLGNTAEQLIDHIKCDLLAIKPDGFTCPITVDSDHD
- the pntB gene encoding Re/Si-specific NAD(P)(+) transhydrogenase subunit beta; its protein translation is MSSGVVTAAYIVAAILFIFSLAGLSKHETSKQGNYFGIAGMAIALFATIFGPYAGNVGWIIIAMVIGAVIGIRLAKKVEMTQMPELVAILHSFVGLAAVLVGFNSYLDHNTAMDPVMVNIHLTEVFLGIFIGAVTFTGSIVAYGKLSGKMSSKPMMLPNRHKLNLAALVVSFLLMVWFVKTDSVGLQVFLIIIMTIIALAFGWHLVASIGGADMPVVVSMLNSYSGWAAAAAGFMLSNDLLIVTGALVGSSGAILSYIMCKAMNRSFISVIAGGFGTDGSAPTEEGEMGEYRETTAEEVADMLKNSTSVIITPGYGLAVAQAQYPVHDITEKLRQRGVKVRFGIHPVAGRLPGHMNVLLAEAKVPYDVVLEMDEINDDFSDTDTVLVIGANDTVNPAAQDDPNSPIAGMPVLEVWKAQNVIVFKRSMNTGYAGVQNPLFFKENTQMLFGDAKASVDAILKAL